From one Catenuloplanes nepalensis genomic stretch:
- a CDS encoding adenine phosphoribosyltransferase, with the protein MTSTPSLSGDLGADVAALVASRTLDVPDFPKPGILFKDLMPLFSDGMVFKETIDAIAAHRGPDSFDVVVGVEARGFVIAAALAYATGVGVVPIRKAGKLPRKVHSASYALEYGEATLEVHADAFVAGQRVLVVDDVLATGGTAKATLDLVEKAGGTVAGFTVLLELSFLEGRRRLAGRTVDALLTV; encoded by the coding sequence GTGACCTCGACCCCCTCACTCTCAGGTGACCTCGGTGCCGACGTGGCCGCGCTGGTCGCGAGCCGCACGCTGGACGTGCCCGACTTCCCCAAGCCGGGCATCCTGTTCAAGGACCTGATGCCGCTGTTCTCGGACGGCATGGTGTTCAAGGAGACGATCGACGCGATCGCCGCCCACCGTGGGCCGGACTCGTTCGACGTGGTGGTGGGCGTGGAGGCGCGCGGGTTCGTGATCGCGGCCGCGCTGGCCTACGCGACCGGCGTCGGCGTGGTCCCGATCCGCAAGGCCGGCAAGCTGCCCCGCAAGGTGCACTCCGCGTCCTACGCGCTGGAGTACGGCGAGGCCACGCTGGAGGTGCACGCCGACGCTTTCGTGGCCGGCCAGCGCGTGCTGGTGGTCGACGACGTGCTGGCCACCGGCGGCACCGCGAAGGCGACGCTCGATCTGGTGGAGAAGGCCGGCGGCACGGTCGCCGGGTTCACCGTGCTGCTGGAGCTGTCGTTCCTGGAGGGCCGCCGCCGGCTCGCCGGACGTACCGTTGATGCGCTTCTGACCGTTTGA
- a CDS encoding peptidylprolyl isomerase has protein sequence MSSIKERQQRAAARAKLEREMAARKEAAARKRKNLWIAASAGAAVLVVAAGVLIAINLLGNDDDESTNSPIAAGTTTCAWNAAPDQGQGTTVDVGMPPASASNVGKSVMIVTTNFGAVEVNLDKTKSPCAIESFTYLSGKKFFDGTKCHRMFPGMLQCGDPSAKGEGYRETDGTGGPAYRYSNEYLPTTDIPPYPAGVVALANSGADGTNGSQFFFIYEDTELSPDYTIIGKVTDAGLAVLKKATEKGHDGAFDPSPGGGHPKEDINIQTVTVAAA, from the coding sequence GTGTCGTCCATCAAGGAGCGGCAGCAGCGCGCCGCAGCACGGGCCAAGCTCGAGCGGGAGATGGCGGCCCGCAAGGAGGCCGCCGCCCGTAAGCGCAAGAACCTCTGGATCGCGGCCTCCGCAGGCGCGGCCGTCCTCGTCGTCGCGGCCGGCGTGCTGATCGCGATCAACCTGCTCGGCAACGACGACGACGAGTCCACCAACTCGCCCATCGCGGCCGGCACCACCACCTGCGCGTGGAACGCGGCTCCGGACCAGGGCCAGGGCACCACGGTCGACGTCGGCATGCCGCCGGCCAGCGCGTCGAACGTCGGCAAGTCGGTCATGATCGTCACCACGAACTTCGGCGCGGTCGAGGTGAACCTGGACAAGACCAAGTCGCCGTGCGCGATCGAGTCGTTCACGTACCTGTCCGGCAAGAAGTTCTTCGACGGCACCAAATGCCACCGGATGTTCCCGGGCATGCTGCAGTGCGGCGACCCGAGCGCGAAGGGCGAGGGCTACCGCGAGACCGACGGCACCGGCGGCCCGGCCTACCGCTACAGCAACGAGTACCTGCCGACCACGGACATCCCGCCGTACCCGGCCGGTGTGGTCGCGCTCGCCAACAGCGGCGCGGACGGCACCAACGGCAGCCAGTTCTTCTTCATCTACGAGGACACCGAACTGTCGCCGGACTACACGATCATCGGCAAGGTCACCGACGCCGGCCTCGCGGTCCTGAAGAAGGCCACCGAGAAGGGCCACGACGGCGCCTTCGACCCGAGCCCGGGCGGGGGCCACCCCAAGGAAGACATCAACATCCAGACCGTCACGGTCGCCGCGGCCTGA
- a CDS encoding MBL fold metallo-hydrolase, with product MLVDGFAAEAFGTNCYVVATGPGEQCVVVDPGIGVVDQLEELLAKHRLQPAAVLLTHGHLDHTFSVTPVAGARGIPAYVHSADRELLTDPSKALSMDYRAMFGGRLEYAEPDDVVEMIDGAVLDLVGLEIAVDHAPGHTGGSVLFRLPGSAAEEICFSGDVLFAGSIGRTDLPGGSMDAMRTSLRERILPLADETIVLPGHGPATTIGRERATNPYLREFGQQAPARGL from the coding sequence GTGCTCGTCGACGGCTTTGCGGCCGAGGCCTTCGGGACCAACTGCTACGTGGTGGCGACCGGCCCCGGGGAGCAGTGCGTGGTCGTCGACCCGGGCATCGGCGTGGTCGACCAGCTCGAGGAGCTGCTGGCGAAGCACCGTCTCCAGCCCGCCGCCGTGCTGCTCACGCACGGGCACCTGGATCACACGTTCTCGGTGACGCCGGTCGCCGGCGCGCGCGGCATCCCGGCCTACGTGCACTCCGCGGACCGTGAGCTGCTGACGGACCCGTCGAAGGCGCTCTCCATGGACTACCGGGCGATGTTCGGTGGTCGTCTCGAGTACGCCGAGCCCGACGACGTCGTGGAGATGATCGACGGCGCCGTGCTGGACCTGGTCGGCCTGGAGATCGCGGTCGACCACGCACCGGGCCATACCGGCGGGTCGGTGCTGTTCCGGCTCCCGGGGAGCGCAGCCGAGGAGATCTGTTTCTCCGGCGACGTGCTCTTCGCGGGGTCGATCGGGCGCACCGACCTGCCGGGCGGCAGCATGGACGCCATGCGGACGAGCCTGCGGGAGCGGATCCTGCCGCTCGCCGACGAGACGATCGTCCTGCCCGGCCATGGCCCCGCCACGACCATCGGGCGCGAGCGCGCCACCAATCCTTACCTCCGCGAGTTCGGCCAGCAAGCGCCCGCCCGCGGTCTGTAA
- a CDS encoding RelA/SpoT family protein has product MSSHVASPGEGKAGEGSVATNEVDLPDIVSAVEAERVPEPPINDLEQPAPPVAHATDDGEGVVLPFPGGPSVADQFAAAGEQEDPTFLTGVASGRRVRARLARFNAPWQTPQVAEVLEPLISIHRASHPKADVRLLQRAFDMAAKWHLGQYRKSGDPYITHPLAVATILANLGMDTTTLVAALLHDTIEDTDYTLDAMRTDFGPEVTLLVDGVTKLDKVKLGDAAKAETIRKMVVAMAKDPRVLVIKLADRLHNMRTLTFLPRAKQEQKAKETLEILAPLAHRLGMNTIKWELEDLSFGFLFPKRFEEINRLIGEHQPQRDTLLRQVTQKVQVDLKSAKIKAETTGRPKHLYSIYQKMIVRGRDFNDIYDLVGVRILVDTVRDCYAALGVIHANWQPVPGRFKDYIAMPKFNMYQSLHTTVIGPSGKPVEMQIRTYAMHRTAEFGIAAHWKYKEQKGATVVGPPAHIDEMTWLRQLLDWQREASDPSEFLDALRFDLSSQEVYVFTPKGDVIPLPTGSTPVDFAYAVHTEVGHKCIGARVNGKLVPLESTLSNGDVIEIFTSKSDSAGPSQDWLGFVKSPRARTKIRQYFNKERREEAIEAGKEAMVKAMRKQGLPLQRLLTSEALIAIARDLHLNDVSALYAAVGENQVSAQSVVQRLVAGYGGEEGAVEDIAETAVATRPPRARTTGHDPGVEVRGVSDVWIKLARCCTPVPGDAVFGFVTRSGGVSVHRDDCANAEDLKVQEDRIVIVTWKPTSASTFLVAIQVEALDRHKLLADVTRVLSDERVNILSATVTTTRDRVAVSRFSFEMADPKHLGHLLAAVRKVDGVFDAYRVTSGA; this is encoded by the coding sequence ATGTCCAGTCACGTCGCCTCTCCTGGTGAGGGCAAAGCAGGCGAGGGCTCGGTGGCGACGAACGAGGTGGATCTTCCGGACATCGTCTCGGCCGTCGAGGCCGAGCGCGTGCCGGAACCCCCGATAAACGATCTCGAGCAGCCGGCACCCCCGGTGGCCCACGCCACGGACGACGGCGAGGGCGTGGTGCTGCCGTTCCCCGGCGGTCCCAGCGTGGCGGACCAGTTCGCGGCCGCCGGCGAGCAGGAGGACCCGACGTTCCTGACCGGCGTCGCGTCCGGCCGCCGGGTGCGCGCCCGGCTGGCCCGGTTCAACGCGCCGTGGCAGACCCCGCAGGTCGCGGAGGTGCTGGAGCCGCTGATCTCGATCCACCGCGCCAGCCACCCGAAGGCGGATGTGCGGCTGCTGCAGCGTGCGTTCGACATGGCCGCGAAGTGGCACCTCGGGCAATATCGCAAGTCCGGCGACCCCTACATCACGCACCCGCTCGCGGTCGCCACCATCCTGGCCAACCTGGGCATGGACACGACCACGCTGGTCGCGGCACTGCTGCACGACACGATCGAGGACACCGACTACACGCTCGACGCGATGCGGACGGACTTCGGCCCCGAGGTCACGCTGCTGGTCGACGGCGTGACGAAGCTCGACAAGGTCAAGCTCGGCGACGCGGCCAAGGCGGAGACGATCCGCAAGATGGTCGTGGCGATGGCGAAGGATCCGCGCGTCCTGGTCATCAAGCTCGCCGACCGGCTGCACAACATGCGCACGCTGACCTTCCTGCCCCGCGCCAAGCAGGAGCAGAAGGCCAAGGAGACGCTGGAGATCCTGGCCCCGCTGGCGCACCGGCTCGGCATGAACACGATCAAGTGGGAGCTGGAGGACCTGTCGTTCGGGTTCCTCTTCCCGAAGCGGTTCGAGGAGATCAACCGCCTGATCGGCGAGCACCAGCCGCAGCGCGACACGCTGCTCCGGCAGGTCACCCAGAAGGTCCAGGTCGACCTCAAGTCCGCCAAGATCAAGGCGGAGACGACCGGCCGTCCCAAGCACCTGTACTCGATCTACCAGAAGATGATCGTGCGGGGCCGGGACTTCAACGACATCTACGACCTGGTCGGCGTGCGGATCCTGGTCGACACCGTGCGCGACTGCTACGCGGCACTCGGCGTGATCCACGCGAACTGGCAGCCCGTCCCGGGCCGGTTCAAGGACTACATCGCGATGCCGAAGTTCAACATGTACCAGTCGCTGCACACGACCGTGATCGGCCCGTCCGGCAAGCCGGTCGAGATGCAGATCCGGACGTACGCGATGCACCGCACCGCCGAGTTCGGCATCGCCGCGCACTGGAAATACAAGGAGCAGAAGGGCGCGACCGTGGTCGGCCCGCCCGCGCACATCGACGAGATGACCTGGCTGCGGCAGCTGCTCGACTGGCAGCGCGAGGCGAGCGACCCGAGCGAGTTCCTGGACGCGCTCCGGTTCGACCTCTCCAGCCAGGAGGTCTACGTCTTCACGCCGAAGGGCGACGTCATCCCGCTGCCGACCGGTTCCACGCCGGTCGACTTCGCCTACGCGGTGCACACCGAGGTGGGCCACAAGTGCATCGGCGCGCGCGTCAACGGCAAGCTGGTGCCGCTGGAGTCGACGCTGTCCAACGGCGACGTGATCGAGATCTTCACGTCCAAGTCCGACTCGGCCGGCCCGTCGCAGGACTGGCTCGGCTTCGTCAAGTCCCCGCGGGCCCGCACCAAGATCCGGCAGTACTTCAACAAGGAGCGGCGCGAGGAGGCGATCGAGGCCGGCAAGGAGGCCATGGTCAAGGCCATGCGCAAGCAGGGCCTGCCGCTTCAGCGCCTGCTCACCTCCGAGGCGCTCATCGCGATCGCCCGCGACCTGCACCTCAACGACGTCTCCGCGCTCTACGCCGCGGTGGGGGAGAACCAGGTCTCCGCACAGTCCGTGGTCCAGCGCCTGGTCGCCGGTTACGGCGGCGAGGAGGGCGCGGTCGAGGACATCGCCGAGACCGCCGTCGCGACCCGCCCGCCGAGGGCCCGCACCACCGGCCACGACCCGGGCGTGGAGGTGCGCGGCGTCTCCGACGTCTGGATCAAGCTGGCCCGGTGCTGCACACCGGTCCCGGGCGACGCCGTGTTCGGCTTCGTGACGCGTTCCGGCGGCGTGAGCGTGCACCGCGACGACTGCGCGAACGCGGAGGACCTGAAGGTCCAGGAGGACCGGATCGTCATCGTCACGTGGAAGCCGACCAGCGCGTCCACGTTCCTGGTCGCGATCCAGGTCGAGGCGCTCGACCGGCACAAGCTGCTGGCCGACGTCACGCGGGTCCTCTCCGACGAGCGCGTCAACATCCTGTCCGCGACCGTGACGACCACGCGCGACCGGGTGGCGGTGAGCCGCTTCAGCTTCGAGATGGCCGACCCCAAGCACCTCGGCCACCTGCTCGCCGCGGTCCGCAAGGTCGACGGCGTCTTCGACGCCTACCGCGTCACCTCCGGAGCCTGA
- the secD gene encoding protein translocase subunit SecD codes for MAPPQGQMRPGRQLAVLGLIFVVLFLMVFFVGVPGKSSFAERLEPKLGLDLIGGTRVTYSATTMDGSDPPAEQLEEARQIIESRVNALGVSEAEVVIEGNRNIVISLAGENRDDLKQVGDAAQLRFRKVLKAADGSGVAPAATETPTATPSPGASASPGAGGSPAASQSPGAAVTSSPSAGGGTGGQGGGAPVPATPTPSGAASATPTPAASGSAAPAPVSTDVAAIRAAVQKKVGEAAWAAASGLQGVADLTTDPTLATTLLPFSTLDPETEVRALEPAMQFNVPQISCAMLDARPAGSIVDEKSQAVACEAGAKYLLDVAKVLGTDVEGASGVLDQQTGDWVVSLDFTGEGQEKWTALTREAYNNEGGTCDQTALGDGSRCRVAVVLDNEVISSPEIQAVLTGDSQITGSFNSASANELASKLRYGALPLTFEADEAQNVSATLGAEQLRAGLLAAGLGMLLVAIYAFFYYRLLGTVIFLSLILSALLTYGALVVLGRQIGFTLTLAGIAGFIVSLGVAADSFIIYFERLKDEIREGRSPRSAVGRAWTRARRTIISANAISLMAAVVLYIVSVGQVKGFAFALGLATLLDLIVVFLFRHPVMTMFARTRAFLSPRVSGLGRVLKEKPVATDTVKPRSSRVKEA; via the coding sequence GTGGCACCACCTCAGGGACAGATGCGCCCCGGGCGGCAACTTGCCGTGCTCGGCCTGATCTTCGTCGTCCTCTTCCTCATGGTCTTCTTCGTCGGCGTTCCCGGCAAGTCGAGCTTCGCCGAGCGTCTGGAGCCCAAGCTGGGTCTGGACCTGATCGGCGGCACCCGGGTCACCTACAGCGCCACCACGATGGACGGATCGGACCCGCCGGCGGAGCAGCTCGAAGAGGCCCGTCAGATCATCGAGAGCCGCGTCAACGCGCTCGGCGTCTCGGAGGCCGAGGTGGTGATCGAGGGCAACCGGAACATCGTCATCTCGCTGGCCGGTGAGAACCGGGACGACCTCAAGCAGGTCGGCGACGCCGCCCAGCTGCGGTTCCGGAAGGTTCTGAAGGCCGCGGACGGCTCCGGTGTCGCCCCGGCGGCGACCGAGACCCCGACCGCGACACCGTCGCCCGGCGCGTCCGCGTCGCCCGGTGCCGGCGGCTCCCCGGCGGCGAGCCAGTCGCCCGGGGCCGCGGTGACCTCCAGCCCGTCGGCCGGCGGTGGCACGGGTGGCCAGGGTGGCGGCGCGCCCGTGCCCGCGACCCCGACGCCGTCCGGTGCCGCGAGCGCCACGCCGACGCCGGCCGCCAGCGGTTCGGCCGCCCCGGCGCCGGTCAGCACGGACGTGGCCGCGATCCGCGCCGCGGTGCAGAAGAAGGTCGGCGAGGCCGCCTGGGCCGCCGCGTCCGGTCTGCAGGGCGTGGCCGACCTGACGACCGACCCGACGCTGGCGACCACGCTGCTGCCGTTCAGCACGCTGGACCCGGAGACCGAGGTCCGCGCGCTGGAGCCGGCCATGCAGTTCAACGTCCCGCAGATCAGCTGCGCGATGCTGGACGCCCGCCCGGCCGGTTCGATCGTCGACGAGAAATCGCAGGCGGTCGCCTGTGAGGCCGGCGCGAAGTACCTGCTGGACGTGGCGAAGGTGCTCGGCACCGACGTCGAGGGCGCCAGCGGCGTGCTCGACCAGCAGACCGGCGACTGGGTGGTCAGCCTCGACTTCACCGGCGAGGGCCAGGAGAAGTGGACCGCGCTGACCCGCGAGGCGTACAACAACGAGGGTGGCACCTGCGACCAGACCGCGCTCGGCGACGGCAGCCGCTGCCGCGTCGCGGTGGTGCTGGACAACGAGGTCATCTCCTCGCCGGAGATCCAGGCCGTGCTCACCGGCGACTCGCAGATCACCGGCAGCTTCAACTCCGCCTCGGCCAACGAGCTGGCGTCGAAGCTGCGCTACGGCGCGCTGCCGCTGACCTTCGAGGCCGACGAGGCGCAGAACGTGTCCGCCACGCTCGGCGCGGAGCAGCTGCGCGCGGGTCTGCTCGCGGCCGGCCTCGGCATGCTGCTGGTGGCGATCTACGCGTTCTTCTACTACCGCCTGCTCGGCACCGTGATCTTCCTGAGCCTGATCCTGTCCGCGCTGCTCACCTACGGCGCGCTGGTGGTGCTCGGCCGGCAGATCGGCTTCACGCTGACGCTCGCCGGCATCGCGGGCTTCATCGTGTCGCTCGGTGTCGCGGCCGACTCGTTCATCATCTACTTCGAACGCCTGAAGGACGAGATCCGCGAGGGCCGCAGCCCGCGCAGCGCGGTCGGCCGGGCCTGGACCCGCGCCCGCCGGACCATCATCTCGGCCAACGCGATCTCCCTGATGGCCGCGGTCGTGCTCTACATCGTCTCGGTCGGCCAGGTGAAGGGCTTCGCGTTCGCGCTGGGTCTGGCCACGCTGCTCGACCTGATCGTCGTGTTCCTCTTCCGTCACCCGGTGATGACCATGTTCGCCCGGACCCGGGCGTTCCTGTCGCCGCGGGTCAGTGGTCTGGGCCGGGTGCTGAAAGAGAAGCCGGTCGCCACCGACACCGTCAAGCCGCGCTCGTCGCGCGTGAAGGAGGCCTGA
- the yajC gene encoding preprotein translocase subunit YajC: protein MILMMVGLMAVMYFMMIRPQQKRRREAERMQNQLGIGDEVVTIGGLHGVVAGYDDDTVTIEAYDDVLLRFARPAIARVVTKAEAPVADETAASGEPVAVLDETPAETKRASMDSKDVVKE, encoded by the coding sequence ATGATCCTCATGATGGTCGGCCTGATGGCCGTCATGTACTTCATGATGATCCGCCCGCAGCAGAAGCGCCGCCGCGAGGCCGAGCGCATGCAGAACCAGCTCGGCATCGGCGACGAGGTCGTCACGATCGGCGGGCTGCACGGCGTCGTGGCGGGTTACGACGACGACACCGTGACCATCGAGGCGTACGACGACGTGCTGCTGCGCTTCGCGCGCCCGGCGATCGCGCGCGTGGTCACCAAGGCGGAGGCGCCGGTGGCCGACGAGACCGCGGCGTCCGGGGAGCCGGTCGCGGTGCTCGACGAGACGCCGGCCGAGACGAAGCGTGCCTCTATGGACAGCAAGGACGTTGTCAAGGAGTGA
- the secF gene encoding protein translocase subunit SecF — protein MAKEGLASRLYRGDAGLNIIGRRNMWFAIAAVGVLIALGSFVLRGFTLGIEFTGGTEFQVPAANLTIDRASEAVAKAIEESGAEDVKVESTQQVGDATDGFILVKTGEVTADQSIEIKGSVAQTLGVEPALVSDSRVSGAWGASVTERAILALLVFIAVVSLYLVLRFEWRMAVAAVVSLLLDLVLTAGVYSIVGFEVSPSTVIGFLTILGYALYDVVVVFDKVQENTKGITAGSGQTYAEASNLAINQTLMRSINTSLVALLPVGGLLFIGAGVFGARTLEDLGLVLFVGMALAIYSSLFFATPVLVALKDFEPRIKVHNQRVLARRASLANRAAEAGTDAPVGDSEHALAGSTPRVGARPNTKRPNTGGNRGNRPGNTGAKRRT, from the coding sequence ATGGCCAAGGAAGGTCTTGCCAGTCGCCTCTACCGGGGCGACGCCGGCCTCAACATCATCGGCCGGCGCAACATGTGGTTCGCGATCGCCGCGGTCGGCGTGCTCATCGCGCTCGGCAGCTTCGTGCTCCGCGGCTTCACGCTCGGCATCGAGTTCACCGGCGGCACCGAGTTCCAGGTGCCGGCCGCGAACCTGACGATCGACCGCGCCTCGGAAGCCGTGGCCAAGGCGATCGAGGAGTCCGGCGCGGAGGACGTCAAGGTCGAGTCGACCCAGCAGGTCGGCGACGCCACGGACGGCTTCATCCTGGTCAAGACCGGTGAGGTCACGGCCGACCAGTCGATCGAGATCAAGGGCTCGGTGGCGCAGACGCTCGGCGTCGAGCCGGCGCTGGTCTCGGACAGCCGGGTCTCCGGCGCCTGGGGCGCGTCCGTGACCGAGCGCGCGATCCTGGCGCTGCTGGTCTTCATCGCGGTGGTCTCGCTCTACCTGGTCCTCCGCTTCGAGTGGCGGATGGCGGTCGCGGCCGTCGTCTCGCTGCTGCTGGACCTGGTGCTCACCGCGGGCGTCTACTCGATCGTCGGCTTCGAGGTCTCGCCGTCCACCGTGATCGGCTTCCTGACCATCCTCGGCTACGCGCTCTACGACGTGGTCGTGGTGTTCGACAAGGTCCAGGAGAACACGAAGGGCATCACCGCGGGCAGCGGCCAGACGTACGCGGAGGCGTCGAACCTGGCGATCAACCAGACGCTGATGCGGTCGATCAACACCTCGCTGGTGGCGCTGCTGCCGGTCGGTGGCCTGCTCTTCATCGGCGCGGGCGTGTTCGGCGCGCGCACGCTGGAGGACCTCGGCCTGGTGCTGTTCGTCGGCATGGCGCTGGCGATCTACTCCTCGCTGTTCTTCGCCACGCCGGTGCTGGTCGCGCTGAAGGACTTCGAGCCGCGGATCAAGGTGCACAACCAGCGGGTGCTGGCCCGCCGCGCGTCGCTGGCGAACCGGGCCGCCGAGGCCGGCACCGACGCCCCGGTGGGCGACTCGGAGCACGCGCTGGCCGGCTCCACGCCGCGCGTCGGCGCCCGGCCGAACACCAAGCGCCCGAACACCGGTGGCAACCGCGGCAACCGCCCCGGCAACACCGGAGCCAAGCGCCGCACCTGA
- the hisS gene encoding histidine--tRNA ligase, translated as MSSKITPLSGFPEWLPPQRLIEQEILGRVQRTFELYGFAPLETRAVEPLDQLLRKGETSKEVYVLRRLQADENDTSDDQLGLHFDLTVPFARFVLENAGKLQFPFRRYQIQKVWRGERPQEGRYREFYQADIDIVDRDTLPAHYEAEIPLVIGDALGGLPIPKVKIQVNNRKVLEGFYRGLGIESTEEVLRQVDKLDKIGPDQVAAILEKQGLSPQQTGRILALAEIQAPDSGFADRIKQLGVTDPLLDEGVEELARVMDTAVAEKPGLVVADLRIARGLDYYTGTVYETLLEGYERFGSISSGGRYDNLATSGKDVFPGVGISIGVTRLLAILFGRDALTASRSVPTAVLVAVTSEEERPRSVAAAAALRRNGVPTEVAPNAAKFGKQIRYAERRGIPFVWFPGEQDSVKDIRSGEQVDADAATWTPPQEDLRPIITGTV; from the coding sequence TTGAGTAGCAAGATCACGCCCCTGTCCGGTTTCCCGGAGTGGCTGCCGCCGCAGCGCCTCATCGAGCAGGAGATCCTCGGCCGCGTCCAGCGCACGTTCGAGCTCTACGGCTTCGCGCCGCTGGAGACCCGTGCCGTCGAGCCGCTCGATCAGCTGCTGCGCAAGGGGGAGACCTCCAAGGAGGTCTACGTCCTGCGCCGCCTTCAGGCCGACGAGAACGACACGAGTGATGATCAGCTCGGCCTGCACTTCGACCTGACCGTGCCGTTCGCGCGGTTCGTCCTGGAGAACGCGGGCAAGCTTCAGTTCCCGTTCCGCCGCTACCAGATCCAGAAGGTGTGGCGGGGCGAGCGGCCGCAGGAGGGCCGCTACCGCGAGTTCTACCAGGCCGACATCGACATCGTGGACCGGGACACGCTGCCCGCGCACTACGAGGCCGAGATCCCACTGGTGATCGGTGACGCGCTGGGCGGGCTGCCGATCCCGAAGGTGAAGATCCAGGTCAACAACCGCAAGGTGCTGGAGGGCTTCTACCGCGGGCTCGGCATCGAGAGCACCGAGGAGGTGCTCCGCCAGGTCGACAAGCTCGACAAGATCGGCCCGGATCAGGTCGCGGCGATCCTGGAGAAGCAGGGCCTGTCGCCACAGCAGACCGGGAGGATCCTGGCGCTCGCCGAGATCCAGGCGCCGGACAGCGGCTTCGCCGACCGGATCAAGCAGCTCGGCGTCACCGACCCGCTGCTCGACGAGGGCGTCGAGGAACTGGCCCGGGTCATGGACACCGCGGTCGCGGAGAAGCCCGGCCTGGTCGTCGCGGACCTGCGGATCGCGCGCGGCCTGGACTACTACACCGGCACGGTCTACGAGACGCTGCTCGAAGGCTACGAGCGGTTCGGTTCGATCAGCTCCGGCGGGCGGTACGACAACCTGGCCACGTCCGGTAAGGACGTCTTCCCGGGCGTCGGCATCTCGATCGGCGTGACCCGGCTGCTCGCGATCCTGTTCGGCCGGGACGCGCTCACCGCGTCCCGCTCCGTGCCGACCGCGGTGCTGGTCGCGGTGACCAGCGAGGAGGAGCGCCCGCGCAGCGTCGCCGCGGCCGCCGCGCTGCGCCGCAACGGCGTGCCGACCGAGGTGGCGCCGAACGCGGCGAAGTTCGGCAAGCAGATCCGGTACGCGGAGCGCCGCGGCATCCCGTTCGTCTGGTTCCCGGGCGAGCAGGACTCGGTGAAGGACATCCGCTCCGGCGAGCAGGTCGACGCGGACGCCGCCACCTGGACGCCGCCGCAGGAGGATCTGCGGCCGATCATCACCGGCACCGTCTGA
- a CDS encoding peptidylprolyl isomerase has product MAPSKERQRKLARAKLDRQMARRAAKERRRRRVGAATAIGIVAVLGAGLAVWALGVFDRDEDTTEASGESCSWTTQAGADATRDVGQPSTENIPSEGTRPATLTFNSLAPVTATLNITDAPCSVASFSYLAGRQYFDNTKCTEITEEGALHCGDITGDGLGGPTYTYFDENIPVATNPSAPPSGSVTPAYPAGTIALTSPTPGQNGSQFLIFFKDFNPATPKYPIIGSVATGLETVQEIGKTETVANDAGEKVVPKSDVLITSLTVGEVGATAAPAAPAASASTAS; this is encoded by the coding sequence GTGGCTCCCAGCAAGGAACGGCAGCGCAAGCTCGCGCGTGCGAAGCTCGACCGGCAGATGGCACGGCGGGCGGCCAAGGAGCGCCGCCGGCGCCGGGTCGGGGCGGCCACCGCCATCGGCATCGTGGCCGTGCTCGGCGCCGGCCTCGCGGTGTGGGCGCTGGGCGTCTTCGATCGTGACGAGGACACCACCGAGGCGAGCGGCGAGTCGTGCTCGTGGACCACGCAGGCCGGTGCGGACGCCACCCGCGACGTCGGCCAGCCGTCCACCGAGAACATCCCGTCCGAGGGCACCCGCCCGGCGACGCTCACGTTCAACTCGCTGGCGCCGGTCACCGCCACGCTGAACATCACGGACGCGCCGTGCTCCGTGGCCAGCTTCAGCTACCTGGCCGGCCGGCAGTACTTCGACAACACGAAGTGCACGGAGATCACCGAGGAGGGTGCGCTGCACTGCGGCGACATCACCGGTGACGGGCTCGGCGGCCCGACGTACACGTACTTCGACGAGAACATCCCGGTCGCCACGAACCCGTCCGCGCCGCCGTCCGGCAGCGTCACCCCGGCGTACCCGGCCGGCACGATCGCGCTGACCTCGCCGACCCCGGGCCAGAACGGCAGCCAGTTCCTGATCTTCTTCAAGGACTTCAACCCGGCCACGCCGAAGTACCCGATCATCGGCTCGGTCGCGACCGGCCTGGAGACGGTGCAGGAGATCGGCAAGACCGAGACCGTCGCGAACGACGCGGGTGAGAAGGTCGTGCCGAAGTCCGACGTGCTCATCACGTCGCTGACGGTCGGCGAGGTCGGCGCCACGGCCGCACCGGCCGCGCCCGCCGCCTCGGCCTCCACAGCTTCCTGA